In a single window of the Portunus trituberculatus isolate SZX2019 chromosome 9, ASM1759143v1, whole genome shotgun sequence genome:
- the LOC123501277 gene encoding cuticle protein 19-like, whose protein sequence is MKVTVAVCLLAVAGAALARPQYQHGPPNAYRPAPSYNEVPRYAFDYGVQDNFGNNYGHQESRDGYDTKGSYYVQLPDGRLQRVNYYVNGDSGFVAEVTYEGQARYPAYSPAPATDPPQDTALHQPTHPPRITDKKASNHLFKHFKHRPVAANTAQGASTAIYILECKYFCTNLC, encoded by the exons ATgaag GTGACCGTCGCCGTGTGTCTGCTGGCCGTGGCTGGGGCAGCGCTCGCCCGCCCACAGTACCAACATGGACCGCCCAACGCCTACAGGCCAGCTCCTTCCTATAAT GAGGTGCCCCGCTACGCCTTCGATTACGGCGTGCAGGACAACTTCGGCAACAACTACGGCCACCAGGAGAGTCGCGACGGCTACGACACCAAGGGCTCCTACTACGTGCAGCTGCCCGACGGCCGCCTGCAGCGCGTCAACTATTACGTCAACGGCGACTCGGGCTTCGTGGCGGAGGTCACCTACGAGGGCCAGGCGCGCTACCCAGCCTACAGCCCAGCCCCAGCTACCGACCCGCCCCAGGATACAGCCCTGCACCAGCCTACACACCCGCCCCGCATTACGGATAAAAAAGCCTCTAATCACCTCTTCAAGCACTTCAAGCACCGTCCCGTCGCAGCCAACACAGCACAAGGCGCCTCTACAGCTATTTATATACTCGaatgtaaatatttttgtaCGAATCTTTGTTAA